ACCACCGGACGGCCGATCCGCGCGGCGGCGATGGCCCGTCACGCCCAGCTGGCGTGACCGGCCCGGACCAGCGTCGACGCGACCGAACCCTGGACTTCCTCGACGGTGATCGCCATCAGCAGGTGATCGCGCCAGGCACGGTCGACCTCGAGGTAGCGCAGCAACAGGCCCTCGCGGCGAAAACCCACCTTCGCCAGCACGGCCCGGCTCGGCGCGTTCTCGGGGCGCACGGTGGCCTCGACGCGGTGCAGCATGACCGGCCCGAAGCAATGGTCCAGACCCAGCGCCAGCGCGGCGGTCGCCACCCCGCCTCCGGTCGCCGACTTCGGCACCCAGTAGCCGATCCACGCCGACCGCAAGGCCCCGTGGGTGACGTTGCCGATGGTGAGCTGGCCGCAGAACCGCCCGTTGAGCTCGATGACGTACGGCAGCATGCGGCCCTTGCGGGCCTCCGACCGCAGGCCCGAACATAGCGCGGGCCAGGCGGCGACGGCGTGCCGGATCGTCCAGTCGCCCTCCGCGCTCGGCTCCCACGGCTCCAGATGCGCGCGGTCGGCCAGCCGGATCCGGCTCCACTGCGCGCCGTCACGCATCCGGACCGGCCTCAACCGGACCACGCCGGCCGGCACCCGCAGCGGCCCGGCGTTCGTCGGCCACCCCGGGTGGCGGGCGTTGGAGCGCAACAGGATCACGGTCGGTCAGCCGCGTTGGGCCAGGAACGCGACGTCGACGATCTCGCCGGTGCGGATCTGCTCGGCGCCGCTGGGCACGATGACCAGGCAGTTCGCCTCGGCAAGGGTCGCCAGCAGGTGAGACGACGCGCCGGGACCGCCGCCGAGCGCCTGCACCAGGTACTCGCCGGTGTCCTGGTCACGCATCAGCTGGCCCCGCAGATATCCCTTGCGCCCGGCGACCGACGTGATCGGCGACAGCGTGCGGGCCTGGATGACGCGGCGCATCGGCTGGCGCTTGCCCAGCGAGAGCCGGATCAGCGGCCGGACCATCACCTCGAACACCACCAGGGCGCTCACCGGGTTGGCCGGCAACAGAAACGTCGGGACGCCCTCGCGGCCGAGCTGCCCGAACCCCTGCACCGAACCCGGGTGCATGGCGACCCGGACGACCTCCATCTCGCCGAGCTCGGAGAGCACCGACCGCACCGCCTCGGCGGCCGCGCCCCCGACGCCGCCCGCGATCACCAATACTTCCGCGCGGTTGATCTGGCCCTCGACCACCTCGCGCAGCTCGGCCGGGTCGTTGCTGACGATGCCGATGCGGTTGACCTCGGCACCGGCGTCGCGGCCGGCGGCGGCCAGGGCGTAAGTGTTGACGTCGTACACCTGGCCGTTACCCGGGGTGCGGGAGATGTCGACGAGCTCGCCGCCCACCGCCATGACCGTCAGCCGGGGGCGCGGATGCACCAATACCCGTTCCCGCCCGACGGCCGCGAGAAGGCCCACCTGCGCTGCGCCGACCACCGTTCCGGCGCGCACGGCGACGTCGCCGGGCTGGACGTCGTCCCCGGCCCGCCGCACGTACGCGCCCGACGGGGCGCCGCGGTAGATCCGCACCTGCTTCGTGCCGCCATCCGTCCATCGCAACGGCAGGACCGCGTCGGCCAGCGTGGGCAGCGGCGCGCCGGTCTGCACCCGGACGGCCTGGCGGGGCTGCAACCGGCTGGGCGTGCGGGCCCCGGCCTCGATGGTTCCCATCACGGGTAGCACCAACCCGTTGCGCCGGTCGTCGCCCCCGGGGGCGTCGTCGGACGGCTCGACGAGCCCGTCGGTGGCCACCTCCCCGATCCCGAGCACGTCGACGCTGCGGACGGCGTAGCCGTCGATCGCGGCCTGGTCGAAACCGGGCATCGGCCGTTCGGTCACCACTTCCTCGGCGCACATCAATCCCTGCGCCTCGGCGATCGCCACGCGAATCGGCCGCGGGGCCACCGCGGCCGCCGTTATCCGGGTCTGTTGCTCCTCCACCGAACGCACAGCGCGCCTCTCTGCCCTACCCGGGCGGCCCGAAGTCGACGTTCGGCTAGCGCTCGATCAGGCCCAATCGCGCCACCAGCCACCGCCGCAGGTCCGGGCCGTAGTCGTCACGATCCAATGCAAAGTCAACCGCAGCCTTGAGGTAGCCGCCGGGATTTCCCAGGTCGTGTCGAGATCCGTGGTGCACGACGACGTGCACCGGGTGGC
This genomic window from Mycobacterium saskatchewanense contains:
- a CDS encoding GNAT family N-acetyltransferase, which encodes MILLRSNARHPGWPTNAGPLRVPAGVVRLRPVRMRDGAQWSRIRLADRAHLEPWEPSAEGDWTIRHAVAAWPALCSGLRSEARKGRMLPYVIELNGRFCGQLTIGNVTHGALRSAWIGYWVPKSATGGGVATAALALGLDHCFGPVMLHRVEATVRPENAPSRAVLAKVGFRREGLLLRYLEVDRAWRDHLLMAITVEEVQGSVASTLVRAGHASWA
- the glp gene encoding molybdotransferase-like divisome protein Glp is translated as MRSVEEQQTRITAAAVAPRPIRVAIAEAQGLMCAEEVVTERPMPGFDQAAIDGYAVRSVDVLGIGEVATDGLVEPSDDAPGGDDRRNGLVLPVMGTIEAGARTPSRLQPRQAVRVQTGAPLPTLADAVLPLRWTDGGTKQVRIYRGAPSGAYVRRAGDDVQPGDVAVRAGTVVGAAQVGLLAAVGRERVLVHPRPRLTVMAVGGELVDISRTPGNGQVYDVNTYALAAAGRDAGAEVNRIGIVSNDPAELREVVEGQINRAEVLVIAGGVGGAAAEAVRSVLSELGEMEVVRVAMHPGSVQGFGQLGREGVPTFLLPANPVSALVVFEVMVRPLIRLSLGKRQPMRRVIQARTLSPITSVAGRKGYLRGQLMRDQDTGEYLVQALGGGPGASSHLLATLAEANCLVIVPSGAEQIRTGEIVDVAFLAQRG